In one Sphingomonas sp. S1-29 genomic region, the following are encoded:
- a CDS encoding NRAMP family divalent metal transporter — translation MTKLPVAIAAESTQPDDSPPPRAGFLRTLGPGLVTGAADDDPSGIGTHSQIGAQFGYGLAWTFVLSFPLMVVIQQVAAEIGRVTGGGIAQNLRRHYPRPVLWTMVVLLLIANIVNLGADLSAMGAAMVLLTGGNAVAYTLLFGVVCVVLEVWLSYPRYAAILKWTTLSLFAYVGVVMVAGVPWGRALTALVVPELQWNAAYATAVVAILGTTISPYLFFWQAGQEIEEQRRHHAKPLCIAPSEAGPELRRIRTDTLVGMAFSSIVSLAIVFATAATLNANGITDITTSAQAAEALRPIAGDFAFAMFALGIIGTGLLAVPILAGSAAYAVTEMVGKAGSLDAKPLKARLFYATIALTTLAGAALTSVAVDPVRALYWAAVVNGVLAAPLMAMMMLIVRNKRAMGRLTLSPIATLMGWIATLVMAAASALFFAFTL, via the coding sequence GTGACCAAACTGCCGGTCGCAATCGCCGCCGAATCGACCCAGCCCGACGATTCCCCACCGCCGCGCGCCGGCTTCCTGCGCACGCTCGGCCCCGGGCTCGTTACCGGCGCGGCCGACGACGATCCCAGCGGGATCGGCACGCACAGTCAGATCGGCGCACAATTCGGCTATGGCCTCGCCTGGACCTTCGTCCTCAGCTTCCCGCTGATGGTGGTGATCCAGCAGGTCGCCGCCGAGATCGGCCGGGTCACCGGCGGCGGCATCGCCCAGAATTTACGGCGCCACTACCCGCGGCCGGTGCTCTGGACGATGGTAGTGCTGCTGCTGATCGCCAACATCGTCAATCTGGGGGCCGACCTCAGCGCCATGGGCGCGGCGATGGTGCTGCTGACCGGCGGGAATGCGGTCGCCTATACGCTGTTGTTCGGCGTGGTCTGCGTCGTGCTCGAAGTGTGGTTGAGCTATCCGCGCTACGCCGCGATCCTCAAATGGACGACGCTGTCGCTGTTCGCCTATGTCGGGGTGGTCATGGTCGCGGGGGTGCCTTGGGGCCGCGCGCTCACCGCGCTGGTGGTACCCGAACTGCAATGGAACGCAGCCTATGCGACCGCGGTCGTCGCGATCCTCGGCACCACGATCAGCCCCTATCTGTTCTTCTGGCAGGCGGGCCAGGAGATCGAGGAGCAGCGCCGCCATCACGCCAAGCCGCTGTGCATCGCCCCCAGCGAGGCCGGCCCCGAACTCCGCCGCATTCGCACCGACACGCTGGTGGGAATGGCGTTCAGCTCGATCGTATCGCTGGCGATCGTGTTCGCGACCGCCGCGACGCTCAATGCCAACGGCATCACCGACATCACCACCTCGGCGCAGGCGGCCGAGGCGCTGCGCCCGATCGCGGGCGATTTCGCCTTTGCGATGTTCGCGCTGGGGATCATCGGCACCGGGTTGCTCGCGGTGCCGATCCTGGCGGGATCGGCGGCCTATGCGGTGACCGAGATGGTGGGCAAGGCCGGAAGCCTCGACGCCAAGCCGCTCAAGGCCCGGCTGTTCTATGCAACGATCGCGCTGACGACGCTGGCGGGCGCGGCGCTGACCTCGGTCGCGGTCGATCCGGTGCGCGCGCTATATTGGGCGGCGGTAGTCAATGGCGTGCTCGCCGCGCCGCTGATGGCGATGATGATGCTGATCGTCCGCAACAAGCGCGCGATGGGGCGGCTGACGCTGTCGCCGATCGCGACGCTGATGGGGTGGATCGCCACGCTGGTGATGGCGGCGGCATCGGCGCTGTTCTTCGCCTTCACGCTGTAG